From Rutidosis leptorrhynchoides isolate AG116_Rl617_1_P2 chromosome 3, CSIRO_AGI_Rlap_v1, whole genome shotgun sequence, a single genomic window includes:
- the LOC139899510 gene encoding probable WRKY transcription factor 3 produces the protein MNSSGGRLNMNEEMNWGMFNYFNDESFISSNQNQFLNSPSFPVNSNIISSPGSYYDLVFKEEETNVSDFKSQIRPSTSSSISGIRMELEPVKSQVVEWDVKSQVKQIDFSKDARKIEPELAQNLQTHSNLDPLQATKEQSRFEDGYNWRKYGEKQVKGSKRFRSYYKCNYPDCPTKKKVEKDLNGYITEVIYKGKHIHPMPRSTKKSLLNTFHDTILEKSRFESFTQSSLASTGEDEYDSSISKSGNDYENEPNAKRWKVDEAESESTSSIGSKSIQEAKVVIETKSEIDILDDGYKWKKYGQKVVKGNSNPRSYYKCTNIGCPVRKLVERASHDFRSVITTYEGKHNHGVPIQRGSFKNTTKQLSTLNASNTSMNYVPMTYEALPNNVGGMRWTNNDDQTHRISQTSENSRNDNFLDDFYPKQDWKRDEFLSTVKKEHENDLTFNSYLYLD, from the exons ATGAATTCTTCAGGTGGAAGGTTAAACATGAATGAAGAAATGAACTGGGGCatgtttaattattttaatgatgaatCTTTCATATCTTCAAACCAAAATCAGTTCTTGAATTCTCCTTCTTTTCCCGTAAATTCCAAT ATTATATCGTCACCAGGGAGTTATTATGACTTAGTTTTTAAGGAAGAAGAGACGAACGTTTCTGATTTTAAATCCCAAATAAGGCCTAGTACCTCTTCATCCATTTCTGGAATCAGAATG GAGCTGGAACCTGTGAAAAGTCAAGTTGTAGAATGGGATGTCAAAAGTCAAGTCAAACAGATTGACTTCTCTAAGGATGCCAGAAAAATAGAACCTGAATTAGCACAAAATCTTCAAACCCATAGCAACTTAGACCCACTTCAAGCTACCAAGGAGCAAAGCAGATTTGAAGATGGTTATAACTGGAGAAAATATGGTGAAAAACAAGTCAAAGGGAGCAAGAGATTTCGAAGTTACTATAAGTGTAATTATCCTGATTGCCCAACCAAGAAGAAAGTCGAAAAAGATTTGAACGGATACATCACCGAAGTCATTTATAAAGGAAAACATATTCATCCAATGCCACGAAGCACAAAGAAATCTTTATTAAACACTTTTCATGACACGATATTGGAAAAAAGCCGGTTCGAGTCCTTTACTCAAAGTTCCTTGGCTTCCACCGGAGAAGACGAATATGACTCTTCAATTAGTAAATCAGGCAATGACTACGAAAATGAGCCAAACGCTAAAAGATG GAAAGTAGATGAAGCCGAGAGTGAATCAACATCGTCTATTGGGAGTAAAAGTATTCAAGAAGCGAAGGTTGTTATCGAAACCAAAAGCGAGATTGATATTCTTGATGATGGATACAAATGGAAGAAATATGGACAAAAAGTAGTTAAAGGAAATTCAAATCCAAGAAGTTATTACAAATGCACAAACATAGGTTGTCCTGTGCGAAAACTCGTAGAACGAGCCTCACATGATTTTCGTTCCGTGATTACAACTTACGAAGGCAAACACAACCATGGAGTACCAATTCAACGTGGTAGTTTCAAAAACACGACCAAGCAACTATCAACGTTAAACGCCTCTAATACTAGCATGAACTACGTTCCTATGACATATGAGGCTTTGCCAAATAATGTTGGTGGAATGAGGTGGACTAATAACGATGATCAAACCCATCGTATTTCGCAGACGTCAGAAAACTCTAGAAATGATAATTTCTTAGACGATTTTTATCCGAAACAAGATTGGAAAAGAGATGAATTCTTATCAACAGTTAAGAAAGAACATGAAAATGACCTGACCTTCAACTCATATTTATATTTGGATTAA